The DNA window ACTGGAGCACGATGTCGGGCCGCGTGGTCCTCAGGGTGTAGCTCGACGCGCACCCCGACGCGACCATCGTGAAGGCGAGCACCCCGGCCGCCCCAAGCCGGCTCGCTCCGCGCGTCCCGTCGATGGTCATCTCAGTAGAACTCCCGCCGCACCTTGAAGTAGGCGAGGCGGTGGGCGCGCCGGGTCCCGGTCACCGCCGCCCCGTCCGAGCTCGACGCGTAGGCGCTCAGGCCCCCGCTGAGGTCCATCTTGCCGATCCTCAGGACCACGGACGAGTTCAACGAGTACGAGTCGCTGTCCACGAGGCCGCGGATCGACGTGTACGACGCGCCCGCGTACATCGTCAGGTTCTGCCGCATGAACCGCTTCTGGAGGTTGCCGGTCGCCGAGACCACCTGGTCGGTATAGGCCGCTTGATCGAACGACGACGAGCCGTGGGGAAATCGCTTGCTGAGGAACGACGTGGTGGCGTACAAGCTGGTCGTCGAGTCCACCGGCGCGACGTACTGGACCTCCCCGCGCCAGGCCCGGTACGGGCTGATCACCCAGTCGAGCTTCTGGTACTCGCCCAGCGCGCGGAACCGGCCGCTTCGGGCGAGGACGCCCAGGGTGTGGGACGTGGAATCCACGGGGACGCCGGAGAAGACTCCCGAGATCACTTCCGAGCGGACGGCGGAGTACCGGTAGTAGGGCGTCAGCCTCTGGTCGAACAGCTCGACGCTCAAGTTGTACCCGGTGGAATCGGATCGCAGAACGAAGCGGCCGCCCAGGAGGGCGTAGCTCACCTCGAAATCGAAGCTCCCCGGCACGATGAACCCCGACGGCAGGGAGAACAGGTGGATCACGACCGCGTTTCCCTCCATCGCGACGACGTAGTTGTCGGGATCGACGAGCCGCACCAGCGCTCCGGGCGGGAGCGGCGATCGCACGTAGAGGATGACGCTCGCCGGGTCGGCGTCCGGGCGCGCCAGCGTGATCGTGCCCGGCACGGCCGTGGATGGGTGCGACTCGTCGACGACCGTGGTCTGCCCTCGCGTGTCCGTGTCCGCCCTCCCCAAGCTGATCCCGGCGAGGAGCCTGCCACCGACGATGCGCTTAGTATAGTCGAGATTGAGCAGGTGGGTCGTGGAGCGGGTGTCCCCGCCGGACGACTCCCGGTTCTCCCGCAGCAGCATGTAGTTCGTGTCGAGACTCTCGAAGAGCCGGTGCGAGAGGTCGAGACGGAGCTCCTTGTACGTGTCGTCGACCTCTCGCGCGACGTCGTCGGCCGAAGCACGGATGGAGTTCTCGTTCTCCTGCACGCGGAACGTGGCGTCGACCCTGAATCTCAGCGGCAGTTTGGCGGTCAGGCGCTCCTCGAAAGTTCGCTCGTGGCTCCTGAACGACCCCGAGAGGAGACCGCTCTGATCGATGGTGTTGTGGGAGAGGCTGGTGGTCAGCCGCACCCGCTCCACCTCCACGCTCCCGCTCAGCACGTCCTGGGAAGACGTTCCGGAGAGTCCCTCGGAGGTGGTGAACCTCGACGGATTGACGTTCGCGCTCAGCGAGAGCTGGCGACCCGACTCGAATCGTTGGAAGTACTGTCCGCCGGCGTCGAGCCTCCGGGTATCCGTCTGGCTGGCGCCCGCGTCGACCGAATCGTCGCTGAACCGGAGGTGGGAGAACCACGGCCGCTTCCGGTAGCGAAAGACCCCGCCGAAGCTGCGCTGCATGCCGCCGCGTTGGGGGGAGGCTTCCTCACGGAGCAACGGCTCGTACCTGAGCGCGAACAGCTCGAGGTTGTAGGGGTGTTCCGGCAGAAGCAGAAGCCTCATGTCGTATTCGATCCCGGTTCCGGTCCTCCATCCGACGTCGCCGAGGAAGGGCGCATCGTAGCTCTCCTGCTTCAGCGCCCCGGCGAGCGACATCTCGTACTGGAGGAACCGAGGGTGGTAGAAGAACCCGCTGGACGACAGCGTGAGCTTCTCCCTGAAGAACGTGTCGTCCCAGTGGGAGTCGCCGCTGCCGTAACGGATGTCGTCGTCCTCGTAGAACCCGTACAGGTCCAGGAAGATCCGGTTCTGAACCGGATGCGGGGCGAGGTCTTCCCAGCTCGCCGCCGCGGGCGGGAGCCCGGCGACCGCGATCGCGATGGCCGCGGCCAGCGCTCCGCAACGCACGTCTCGCCTCGCCATCACTTCAGCAGGTACTCGTTATCGGACATGTGGGCGTCGTGGCAAGCCGTGCACGTCCTCGGCTCACCGGAGTGCGCGGGGTTCTTTGAGACGGCCTGCGCGTCGTGGCAGTGGAGGCAAAAGACCTCGGGCTCGGAAACCAGGAGGTAGGCGTACTTCGAGCTGTGCGGATCGTGGCACATGAGGCAGTCGCCCGATGCCAACGGCGCGTGCACGTGTTTCGTGGCGCGGCGGAACTCGTGGCACGTGAGGCAGAGCTGGTCCTTCGGGACCACGAGCGCGTTGCCCGCCGCGGACCGGTGGCAGGCTCCGCAGAGCTTGGCGGCGTACGGCCCGTGCTCCAGAGCGACCGCTGCTCGGGAGGCCGGTGCGCTCGCAGCGGGCACCGGCGCCGCGGCCGCCGCGGCCTGCTTGGGCTCCGGGACCCCGTCGAAAAACACCGTGAGGACCTTGTGACGGGTCGCGACGCTGCAGCCGGCCGTCAGGGCAGCCACCACGCAACAGCAGGCCACCGCCGAGTTCGCTCTCATCGTGCCGGGGATCGCGAATGCCCGCCCGCCCCGCGATTCATGGGACCGGCGCGGGAGAAGGGGGTTGCGGTGGTGGTGACGGCGCTTTCCCATCCGGCGATCGCGGCTCCTGCTGCCGCGCTTTCTCCATCTCCCGTGCCCGCTGCTCCTCGATCTCCTTCAACAGGTCGGCGTCGGAGGGATAGTTCCTGCCTCGTTCCTTCCCGAAGGCCAGGACGTTCACCAGGCGGTCTCCGAACTGGCTCGTGACCAGAACGAGGTACTCGACGTCGAAGCCGGGCTCGACGTACTCCTGGAAGTACCGGACGTTGTCGTAGTCGATCGTGACCTTGGCGGGCAGCGTGAAATTGCCGGGCTGCTCGCCTCCCCCGCCGAAGAACATCAGGAGGCGCCCGTCCGGGTTGAAGATCTGGACGTTGTTGAAGGACGCGTCCACCGCGTAGAGCCGGCCCTCCCGATCGACCGCGATGCCCTTGGGCCTCGCGAAGTGGCCGAGATTGTCGCCGGCCTTTCCGAAGGTCGCCTTGAAATGCCCGTCGCGGTCGAACTTGACCACCTGGAATCGGCCGACATCGGTGACGAACAGATCCCCCTCCTGGTCGAAGGCCAGGTTCGTGGGCCGGTCGAGCCGCTCGGAGGGCGCCCCCTTGTCGCCGAGGGTTTCGACCATCTCGCCGCTCTTGCGGTCGAAGACCTTGACCAGCCCGTTCTGGACGTCGGCGACGTACAACCGGTCTCCGAACGACGCCGCGTCCACGGGACGCCAGGCGCCCGGCTCCCCGTACGCCCGGAGGTACTCGTCGTTCCTGTCGAACGCGACCACCTGTCCCCGGACCGGATCGGCGACGAAAAGGGTTCCGTCGCCGTCGATCGCGATGTTGGTCGGCTGCACGAGCCGTCCCGGCCCCGAGGCGCCCTTGAGGGCGCCGAAGGTCTGGCTCTTCAGGTCGAACACTGCGACCGTGTTGTTCGTGTCGCAGACGTAGACCTTGCCGTCGCGGATCCCCACGCCGTAGGGCTTGTCCACCTTGACGTTCTGCTGCTCTCCGACGACGAACCGGCTGAACGCCGACTGTTTCTCGATGTCCTTGAGCCCGCTGTACGACACCAGGTACTGGATCCGAGGGAGGCTCGGCGGGGGCGGGAAGAAGACCGCAGCATCCCGCCTCCGCACCGGCGCGGCGCACCCCGCGAGGAGCAGCGCGAGGACGGCGCACGCCGAGCCTACGCCCCGGTTCGTCATCGGTCCTTCCGCATGCCGTCGCTCCGGCCGGGTCAGAGAAAGCGCGCCGCGGCGTGTCGGGACGGGCCAGTCTACCACCCCGGAACGGACCGGGATGGGAGCGGGACTTCCCATGGAGTGGATGGACGAGAGGAGAAGGGTCGCCGTTCCCCTCTCGCCGATGCCGATCCGCGTTCCGTCGAGGCCTCAGGGAGCGATGTACGGGCCCTTGTCGTGGCAGGTCAGGCAGAGCTTGCTGTTCTCGTCACTCCTCCACAGGAGCCGTTCGCCGGCGTTCCCCTTGTTGTGAACCGAGTGACACGTGCCGCACTCCATTCGGGTGCTTCCCGGCCCGTAGAGGTGATCGCGGACGAAGGTGGACGGCGTGAGCATGGCGTTGTCGGCGTTCCGGATCTCGTTGTCGCCGGCCTTGACCAGATCGTAGTCGAAACCGATCGGGTGGTGGTTCCCGAGGTACCGGTCCGCGCCATGGCCGATGGTGTAGACCGAGCTCATGAACTTGCCGCCGGTGGACGAGGACCCGGCGAGTTGGTCGCTGTTCCCGTACTGGTTCGCCGCGATCGTGCCGTCGTGGCAGCTCAGGCAGAGCAGCGACGAGCTGCCGGGCGCCATCCCGTTGAGGATCGCCTGCGAGGCCTTCGGGCCCGTCTGCGGCGCCCCGGGGCCGTTCTCGTACATCGTGTAGGCGGTGGACGCCTGCAACTCGTGGTTCCAGAGCGGCAGGTAGTCGAAGTCCGACGGTGCCACCGGCCCCGCGCCCCCCGTCGCCGTGCTCAGCCGGTAGGAGTTGTGCGGGGCGTGACAGAAGATGCAGACCCGATTCAGGGAGTCCGCCGGAACGGCGGTGTAGTCCATCCCGTTGTGGACGGTGCTGAGATCGTGCACGGTGCCGTTGACCCCGCTGTCCACCGGATAGGATCCGGAGTAGGCCATCGCAATGGACGCAACGAGGAGCCCGCAGGCAGCGACCAGCAATCCTCTAAGAACGCTCTTCATGTTTCCTCCGACGCTATCGTGTTTTCGCATCTCGTCATTCCGTCGCTCGAGGGGGGCGGGCGGTCCATCCCGCTCGCCCCCCTGCCGCGGGTTCCTCAGTTGGCGCGCTGCCGCTCGAGACTCGCGAGCGACTTCGAGATCCGCCCCGGCGCGTTCGCGCTGACGTCGTTGTCGGAGCTGCTCGGGCCGATCGGGATCGGCCCCAGCGTCGGGAACGTGTAGCCGGACCGGGTGAACGTCACCGTGTACGACCCGGACTTGAGTGATCCGGCGGAGTAGGTGCCGTCCGCCGCCGTGGCCACCGACTTGATCAGCGTGCCGTTCCTCAACACCGTCACGACCACGCCGGCGAACGGCGTCGTGTGATCGCTCTTCGTGACCGCGCCGCTGATGGAGAAGTACGTCGGCGTCGCGGCGATCGGGCACTCGACGTAGTCCGTGCCCTGGAGCTTGCTGTCGATCGCCCTGAACTTCACCGTGTACGGTCCGCCGGGCGCGACGTAGGTGTGGTTGTACGTGGCGCCCTGGCCGCCGATGGACTTGAGGCTTCCGTCCCCCCAATCCACGACGATCTGCAGCATCGCGTTGCCGTCGCCGGGGAGGGTGTCCCCGTCGGAGCCGTCGTCCGTCGACGCGTCCACGACCTGCATGGTCCAGGTCGTCGGATCCCACGTGCAAACGCCGGC is part of the Terriglobia bacterium genome and encodes:
- a CDS encoding cytochrome c3 family protein, whose protein sequence is MRANSAVACCCVVAALTAGCSVATRHKVLTVFFDGVPEPKQAAAAAAPVPAASAPASRAAVALEHGPYAAKLCGACHRSAAGNALVVPKDQLCLTCHEFRRATKHVHAPLASGDCLMCHDPHSSKYAYLLVSEPEVFCLHCHDAQAVSKNPAHSGEPRTCTACHDAHMSDNEYLLK
- a CDS encoding cytochrome c3 family protein, translating into MKSVLRGLLVAACGLLVASIAMAYSGSYPVDSGVNGTVHDLSTVHNGMDYTAVPADSLNRVCIFCHAPHNSYRLSTATGGAGPVAPSDFDYLPLWNHELQASTAYTMYENGPGAPQTGPKASQAILNGMAPGSSSLLCLSCHDGTIAANQYGNSDQLAGSSSTGGKFMSSVYTIGHGADRYLGNHHPIGFDYDLVKAGDNEIRNADNAMLTPSTFVRDHLYGPGSTRMECGTCHSVHNKGNAGERLLWRSDENSKLCLTCHDKGPYIAP